Proteins encoded together in one Psychrilyobacter piezotolerans window:
- a CDS encoding FAD-binding oxidoreductase, with product MEVILNKKELILKDLETLVGVNQIVTNAEELYDAAADRYKKYAKAKKVLNVPVPVAIVYPNCTDDVEKLLKYCNNNDVNVIPRGGKTATEGGLENWKEHTLVIDGSRMNKIIKLDTYNMQATVQCGTRLQDLEDELRKLGYTTGHSPQSKPVAQLGGLVATRSIGQFSTLYGAIEDMVVGLECVFPDGHVSRIKNVSRRAGGPDIRHIVIGNEGTLCYITEVTVKIFKYYPENNKFYGYLTEDIDTGLKILREVMVNGFRPSVARAYSEEDAKQHFYHFYEGKCVVILMAEGPKGIVDATCEAIEEAVDKFKDGIIKKVDSSLIEDWFNHLNWSQQDIDDEFEGMKENDSHDGFTTEISADWETIPKIYYNVMERVKNEFDRVHDLTMLGGHSSHSYINGTNLYFVYNYNINCAPEDEMKIYHHPLHQIVIEETLKLGGSMCHHHGIGKYRSQWAKDEHLSAFYMLEKLKDVFDPKGIMNYGTIYPKADGIKKYIEQDLEK from the coding sequence TTGGAGGTTATTTTGAATAAAAAAGAATTAATATTAAAGGATTTAGAAACATTAGTTGGTGTTAACCAAATTGTAACAAATGCAGAGGAGCTATACGATGCAGCGGCAGACAGATATAAAAAGTATGCTAAAGCGAAAAAGGTCTTGAATGTTCCAGTTCCTGTAGCTATAGTATATCCAAATTGCACAGATGATGTAGAGAAACTACTTAAATACTGTAACAATAACGATGTAAACGTGATCCCAAGAGGTGGTAAGACTGCAACAGAGGGTGGTCTTGAAAACTGGAAGGAGCACACTTTAGTTATTGATGGTTCTAGAATGAATAAAATTATAAAGCTAGATACATACAACATGCAGGCTACTGTACAGTGTGGAACAAGGCTTCAGGATTTAGAGGATGAGTTAAGAAAATTAGGTTATACAACTGGTCATTCCCCACAGTCTAAGCCTGTAGCACAGCTAGGTGGTCTTGTGGCAACTAGAAGTATCGGTCAATTTTCTACCCTTTATGGTGCTATAGAAGACATGGTTGTAGGATTAGAATGTGTATTCCCTGATGGTCATGTTTCAAGAATTAAAAATGTATCCCGTCGTGCTGGAGGACCAGATATCAGACACATAGTTATAGGTAATGAAGGGACTCTATGCTATATAACAGAAGTAACTGTTAAAATCTTTAAATACTACCCTGAAAATAATAAGTTCTACGGATATTTAACAGAAGATATAGATACTGGTTTAAAAATACTACGAGAAGTAATGGTTAACGGGTTCAGGCCATCAGTTGCACGTGCTTATTCGGAAGAGGATGCGAAACAGCATTTCTATCACTTCTATGAAGGAAAGTGTGTAGTAATACTTATGGCAGAGGGTCCAAAAGGTATAGTAGATGCAACTTGTGAAGCCATAGAGGAAGCTGTAGATAAGTTCAAAGATGGGATTATTAAAAAAGTAGATTCCTCTCTAATCGAGGACTGGTTTAACCATCTTAACTGGAGTCAGCAGGATATCGACGACGAGTTTGAGGGGATGAAGGAAAACGACTCTCATGATGGATTTACCACAGAGATCTCAGCAGACTGGGAAACTATCCCTAAGATCTACTACAATGTTATGGAAAGAGTAAAAAATGAGTTTGACAGAGTTCATGATCTTACTATGCTAGGAGGACATTCATCTCACAGCTACATAAATGGAACTAATCTATACTTTGTATATAACTACAATATAAACTGTGCTCCAGAAGATGAGATGAAGATTTATCACCATCCTCTCCATCAGATAGTCATCGAAGAAACTCTTAAATTAGGTGGTTCTATGTGTCACCACCACGGAATAGGAAAATACCGTTCTCAATGGGCTAAGGATGAACATTTATCGGCCTTTTACATGTTAGAGAAGCTGAAAGACGTTTTTGATCCTAAAGGTATAATGAACTACGGAACAATCTATCCAAAAGCTGATGGAATCAAAAAATACATTGAACAAGATTTAGAG
- a CDS encoding SDR family oxidoreductase produces MDFFSLKGKNALITGGNTGLGQAFTLALAKAGANIFVASVMDDGGETKKLIEAEGVKYHLMIKDITEDGACKEVVEKCVEVFGCIDILMNNAGMCINEPDVLKYTRKQWDKMISLNLTAAFDMSHEAARYMIPQKSGKIINTASLFAYLGGQWSPAYAASKHGIAGFTKAYCDELAQFNVQVTAIAPGYFATELTAETRANEAANNRILSHIPANRWGNLRDLMGTAVFLASDASNYVNGTTVNVDGGYLVR; encoded by the coding sequence ATGGATTTTTTCTCTTTAAAGGGTAAAAATGCTCTGATAACAGGTGGTAATACAGGATTAGGTCAAGCTTTTACTTTAGCTTTAGCTAAGGCTGGTGCTAATATTTTTGTCGCAAGTGTTATGGATGATGGTGGAGAAACTAAAAAGCTTATTGAAGCAGAAGGTGTAAAATATCACCTTATGATCAAAGATATAACAGAAGATGGAGCTTGTAAGGAAGTCGTTGAAAAATGTGTAGAAGTATTTGGTTGTATTGATATTCTTATGAATAATGCTGGTATGTGTATAAATGAACCTGATGTTCTTAAATACACAAGAAAACAGTGGGACAAGATGATTTCACTTAATCTGACTGCAGCCTTTGATATGTCCCATGAAGCAGCAAGATATATGATACCTCAAAAGAGTGGGAAAATTATAAATACCGCATCTTTATTCGCTTATTTAGGAGGGCAATGGAGTCCTGCTTATGCAGCTTCAAAACATGGAATCGCAGGGTTCACAAAAGCATATTGTGATGAACTTGCACAATTTAACGTTCAGGTTACTGCGATTGCACCTGGGTATTTTGCTACTGAGTTAACAGCTGAAACAAGAGCAAATGAAGCAGCAAATAATAGGATCTTAAGTCATATTCCAGCAAATAGATGGGGCAACTTAAGAGACTTGATGGGAACAGCTGTATTTTTAGCATCAGACGCATCTAATTATGTAAATGGAACTACAGTTAATGTAGATGGTGGATATCTAGTAAGATAA
- a CDS encoding MurR/RpiR family transcriptional regulator, producing MIGINHTKLNNLEKSIIEAINNSDKISGKLKIYEAAEIAKVSTSKISKLSKKLGFENYKQFIKYLSKESPLPQKKESNLEEKRIIDFLQNFDINIIDDLIKTIEKYQNIILVGYGPSLLAAEYFAYKLKLVVKKNIITSSEEMVIEKLFNENTVLILFSVSGKFKDTSHLLNKLTGRGGHIIQILDEYNTNIEMDRFSQVIYLTQSFQDEKLLHYEKSRSIFFIFFEKFFHRMRENIKL from the coding sequence ATGATAGGCATTAACCACACTAAATTGAATAATCTTGAAAAGAGTATAATAGAAGCTATCAATAATTCAGATAAAATATCTGGTAAATTAAAAATTTATGAAGCTGCTGAAATTGCAAAGGTCTCTACATCTAAAATATCCAAACTTTCTAAAAAATTAGGGTTTGAGAATTATAAGCAGTTTATTAAATATCTTTCCAAAGAGTCCCCTTTACCACAGAAAAAAGAAAGTAATCTTGAAGAAAAAAGAATAATCGATTTTTTACAAAATTTTGATATAAATATTATAGATGACCTTATTAAAACTATAGAAAAATACCAGAATATAATATTAGTTGGATATGGTCCTTCTCTTTTGGCAGCAGAGTATTTTGCATATAAGTTGAAATTAGTTGTTAAAAAAAATATTATAACATCTAGCGAAGAAATGGTGATTGAAAAACTCTTCAATGAAAACACCGTATTAATTTTATTTTCTGTAAGTGGGAAATTTAAGGATACCTCTCATTTATTAAATAAACTTACCGGTAGAGGAGGTCATATAATTCAAATATTAGACGAATATAATACCAATATTGAAATGGATAGATTTTCACAGGTAATCTATTTGACACAGTCATTCCAAGATGAAAAACTATTACATTATGAAAAATCAAGAAGTATATTCTTTATTTTTTTTGAAAAATTTTTCCATAGAATGAGAGAGAATATCAAACTCTAA
- a CDS encoding BCCT family transporter produces the protein MFKQIRPIAFWPAFILLVSALALNWVFPDIFINNVTVASDWMLKNFGWAFSLTGFLVIIAVISMYFSKLGEIKIGGSDAKPLMSNFNWFAITLCTTLAAGIVFWGTAEPIYHLAYPPETLGIQPLSPEAAKFAMETMFLHWTFTPYAIYALPTVLFAISFYNLKKPFSIGSQISPITEKIESDKFYQIIDAVCLFCLSAGAAAAFGTSTLNIGGALNSITGIQSTPGLWLLISITLASVFIFSACTGVMKGIKILSSLNMKVYYLIVIFVFFVGPTAYCLNLGTEAFGGYLSGFFSKNLYTGGAANEMWPKSWTMFYWAVWMAWAPVTACFLGRISYGRTVREILNVNFIFPSIFGALWMVIFSGTAINYQLTGKVNLVKILNEIGPEAVGYAILREMPFSNIIIPFFFVIVVITAITAFDSTTNAMSALSIKNISIENQEAPTSSKVVWGIIVSAIAFIMISKTGINGIKTLSNLGGFPAIVIEFLACTCVFKMIKNPKKYEYQEKVTQQSFQEERVDEVSKSSEVYQS, from the coding sequence ATGTTTAAACAAATTAGGCCTATTGCTTTCTGGCCTGCTTTTATACTTTTAGTAAGTGCTTTAGCACTCAATTGGGTTTTTCCAGATATATTTATCAACAATGTTACAGTAGCAAGTGATTGGATGCTTAAAAATTTTGGCTGGGCATTTAGTTTAACTGGATTTTTAGTTATCATTGCTGTCATCAGTATGTATTTTTCAAAACTAGGTGAAATAAAAATAGGAGGAAGTGATGCAAAACCACTGATGTCCAATTTTAACTGGTTTGCGATTACTTTATGCACAACCCTTGCAGCTGGTATAGTATTTTGGGGAACTGCTGAACCAATTTATCACTTGGCTTATCCTCCCGAAACTTTAGGAATACAACCGCTCTCTCCAGAAGCTGCAAAATTTGCTATGGAAACAATGTTTTTACACTGGACTTTTACTCCGTATGCGATATATGCATTACCTACCGTTTTATTTGCAATTTCTTTTTATAACTTGAAAAAGCCTTTTAGTATAGGTTCACAAATTTCTCCAATCACAGAAAAAATAGAGAGTGATAAATTTTATCAGATAATCGATGCAGTTTGTTTATTCTGTCTAAGTGCTGGTGCTGCTGCTGCTTTTGGAACTTCTACTTTAAATATCGGAGGTGCTCTTAATTCTATAACAGGAATTCAAAGTACTCCAGGGTTATGGCTTTTAATTTCAATTACGCTTGCTAGTGTTTTTATATTTTCGGCTTGCACAGGAGTAATGAAAGGAATCAAAATACTTTCAAGCTTAAATATGAAAGTATATTATTTAATAGTTATATTTGTATTTTTTGTCGGACCTACAGCATATTGTTTAAACCTAGGAACTGAAGCTTTTGGTGGCTATTTATCGGGATTCTTTAGTAAAAATTTATACACAGGAGGAGCTGCAAATGAGATGTGGCCAAAATCGTGGACTATGTTTTATTGGGCAGTGTGGATGGCTTGGGCTCCTGTTACCGCATGTTTTCTAGGAAGAATATCCTACGGTAGAACGGTAAGAGAAATTTTAAATGTGAACTTTATTTTCCCATCTATATTTGGTGCTCTATGGATGGTTATATTTAGTGGAACCGCTATAAATTATCAGTTAACAGGAAAGGTAAATCTTGTTAAAATTTTGAATGAAATAGGACCAGAAGCTGTAGGATATGCAATCCTTAGAGAAATGCCATTTTCTAATATAATCATTCCTTTTTTCTTCGTTATTGTGGTTATAACCGCTATTACAGCTTTTGACTCTACTACAAACGCTATGAGTGCTCTTTCAATAAAAAACATTTCTATAGAAAATCAGGAAGCTCCTACATCATCTAAAGTCGTTTGGGGAATAATAGTTAGTGCTATTGCTTTTATTATGATCAGTAAAACTGGTATTAACGGAATAAAAACTCTTTCTAATCTAGGAGGATTTCCTGCTATCGTAATAGAATTCTTAGCTTGTACTTGTGTTTTTAAGATGATAAAGAATCCAAAAAAATATGAGTACCAAGAAAAAGTAACTCAACAATCGTTTCAAGAGGAAAGGGTTGATGAAGTATCTAAAAGCTCTGAGGTATACCAATCTTAA